One Cicer arietinum cultivar CDC Frontier isolate Library 1 chromosome 8, Cicar.CDCFrontier_v2.0, whole genome shotgun sequence DNA segment encodes these proteins:
- the LOC101508196 gene encoding E3 ubiquitin-protein ligase ATL42, translating into MNQLGISLLILSILFFHVVRSQTQNTPSQDDGVSNFQPSLVVVIGILGLMFALTFVLLIFAKVCHMNPLASTNNHPTTLMRSRSRFSGIDKTAIESLPFFRFSSLKGSKEGLECAICLSKFEDIEILRLLPKCKHGFHIDCIDHWLEKHSSCPICRHKVNPQDETIFAYSNSLRMMIENSGLEGDESNIEIFVQREEENQYGSSRFSSSTIGSSFRKIGKSTFVKEEELLIQKSECDNNKVYHKYNHKITISDVVFKHRWSNVSSSEMINSTSSNMFKFNNMESFTRNVVENEKIMNIKEEMERKISFESKVNAINKIKFKSVLDSDGNLSSEVNHVNRGEKRSVSEIVGVSRFRDFDTKKRVFEDCCLVGNNVKEERMRKLWFPIARRTAEWFVNRERRSQEQSHNNKVPLERCII; encoded by the exons TCCAACCAAGCCTTGTTGTTGTCATAGGAATCCTAGGTCTAATGTTTGCATTAACATTTGTTCTTCTAATTTTTGCCAAAGTATGTCATATGAACCCTCTTGCTAGCACAAACAATCATCCAACAACACTCATGAGGTCGAGGTCACGATTTTCGGGTATCGACAAAACTGCGATCGAATCGCTTCCTTTTTTTAGATTCTCTTCACTCAAAGGTTCAAAAGAAGGTTTGGAATGTGCAATATGTTTATCAAAATTTGAAGACATTGAAATTCTAAGACTTTTACCAAAATGCAAACATGGTTTTCATATTGATTGTATTGATCATTGGCTTGAGAAACACTCAAGTTGTCCTATTTGTAGACACAAAGTCAACCCGCAAGACGAAACAATCTTCGCGTATTCAAATAGTTTAAGGATGATGATAGAAAACTCGGGACTCGAAGGCGATGAATCGAATATAGAGATCTTTGTTcaaagagaggaagaaaatcaATATGGTTCATCAAGATTTAGTAGTAGTACTATTGGAAGCAGCTTTAGGAAAATTGGAAAAAGTACTTTTGTTAAGGAAGAAGAATTGCTTATACAAAAAAGTGAGTGTGACAACAATAAGGTTTATCATAAATACAATCATAAGATTACTATATCTGATGTTGTGTTCAAACATAGATGGAGTAATGTGAGTTCTTCCG AAATGATTAATTCTACATCAAGTAACATGTTCAAGTTCAACAATATGGAATCATTTACAAGAAATGTTGtagaaaatgagaaaattatGAACATTAAGGAAGAGATGGAGAGGAAAATTTCATTTGAGAGTAAAGTAAATGCTATTAACAAGATTAAATTTAAATCGGTTTTGGATTCCGATGGAAATTTGAGTAGTGAAGTAAATCATGTGAATCGTGGTGAAAAAAGGTCAGTGTCAGAAATCGTCGGAGTATCCAGATTTAGAGATTTTGATACAAAGAAAAGGGTGTTTGAAGATTGTTGTTTGGTTGGAAACAATGTTAAAGAGGAAAGAATGAGGAAGCTTTGGTTTCCAATTGCAAGAAGAACAGCTGAATGGTTTGTGAATAGAGAAAGAAGGTCTCAAGAACAATCTCATAATAACAAAGTGCCATTAGAAAGATGTATAATCTAA
- the LOC101507883 gene encoding uncharacterized protein, which translates to MSTIPLLYSMNTNLSKALQPQYHFLTTSIKMITTQTHSLQIPIYKRKNNNTDLITLSIFLWSSKHRHHHSPDFDRIIPVLHRLTYRYKTPQTILSNLKSIGSLNFPKNNINPNPFLLFLRIIHRAGNHNMLIDTFDHMVQSHGFVPDTFACNLLMDSLFRTSRSQIAFSVFKHTNSPNFFTFNIAIFHLSNLNYFTDVVNVLRQMLRTGYYPNVVTFNAILNSFCKVNALSQAYQLLGLMVGLGIELSVNVWTVIIHTCCKLRRLNVAIDLFYNMIRTGCSPSVVTYTALIKAFMESNMVNDALHLLNDMLSDGLVPDLVLYNVLIDCLSKVGRYEDAIQAFLCLSEQKNIKPDSCTFTSLLSTICLSRRFCLLPKIVQVCRHMDSDLVFCNALLSSYVKAGCPSRALGLYKHMIDEGLKPDKYSVVGLLSALCAKKRINEAVNVYRGVVMKADAHIHTVITTELIKTGKYHMAAGLFRLAAIKKYPLDSVAFAVVISALLRSGQTLEAKVLYDQMKDNGLEPNAQIFNMMLFCWCKEKDLQMIKQLLKEMIDSRIELSDRNFFNLCKFPCSLYFLAEMRDLGLLSAKILHSLSFDRHAESVKEKYKYCAEVDKEWNQVLDSSSSEDMSDVAVSVC; encoded by the coding sequence ATGAGCACCATTCCCCTCCTCTATAGCATGAACACCAATTTATCAAAAGCATTGCAGCCACAATACCATTTTCTCACAACCTCTATAAAAATGATAACAACACAAACTCACTCTCTTCAAATTCCCATctacaaaagaaaaaacaacaaTACAGATTTAATCACTCTCTCCATTTTCCTCTGGTCCTCCAAACACCGTCATCACCACTCACCTGATTTCGATCGAATCATCCCTGTCCTTCATCGCCTCACTTACCGTTACAAAACCCCCCAAACCATTCTCTCAAACTTAAAATCTATTGGTTCTTTAAATTTTCCGAAGAATAACATAAACCCTAACCCTTTCTTACTCTTCTTGAGAATTATTCATCGTGCAGGTAATCACAACATGCTCATTGACACTTTTGACCACATGGTACAATCTCATGGTTTTGTTCCAGATACTTTTGCTTGTAATTTACTTATGGATTCTCTATTTAGAACTTCGCGATCCCAAATTGCTTTTTCCGTTTTCAAACACACGAATTCCCCTAATTTCTTCACTTTCAACATTGCAATTTTCCATCTTTCCAATTTAAATTACTTCACTGATGTTGTAAATGTTCTTAGACAAATGTTGAGGACGGGTTATTATCCTAATGTTGTTACATTTAACGCAATTTTGAATTCGTTTTGTAAAGTGAATGCGTTGTCCCAAGCTTATCAGCTTTTGGGTCTCATGGTTGGTTTAGGGATTGAATTGTCTGTCAATGTTTGGACTGTAATTATTCATACGTGCTGTAAATTGCGTAGACTCAATGTTGCTATTGATTTGTTCTACAACATGATTCGAACCGGTTGTTCTCCTAGTGTTGTCACATATACTGCTTTAATTAAGGCGTTTATGGAATCCAACATGGTGAATGATGCGTTGCATTTGTTGAATGACATGCTTTCTGATGGTTTGGTTCCTGATTTAGTTCTTTATAATGTGTTAATTGATTGTCTTTCGAAGGTTGGAAGGTATGAGGATGCAATTCAAGCTTTTCTATGCTTGTCAGaacaaaaaaacattaagcCTGATTCTTGTACCTTTACTTCATTGCTATCTACAATCTGTCTGTCTAGACGGTTTTGTCTCTTACCCAAAATAGTTCAAGTTTGCAGACATATGGATAGTGATTTAGTGTTCTGCAATGCTCTTTTAAGCTCTTATGTTAAGGCTGGGTGTCCTTCTCGTGCTCTTGGGCTCTATAAGCATATGATTGATGAAGGTTTAAAGCCAGATAAATATAGTGTTGTTGGGCTACTAAGTGCACTTTGTGCTAAGAAAAGAATTAATGAAGCAGTTAATGTGTATCGTGGTGTTGTTATGAAGGCTGATGCTCACATCCATACTGTGATAACAACTGAGCTTATAAAGACTGGTAAATATCACATGGCTGCTGGTCTTTTTAGATTAGCAGCAATCAAGAAATATCCGCTTGACAGTGTAGCATTTGCTGTTGTCATCAGTGCACTTCTTAGAAGTGGACAGACTCTAGAGGCCAAAGTATTGTACGACCAGATGAAGGATAATGGTCTGGAGCCTAATGCTCAGATATTTAATATGATGCTTTTCTGTTGGTGTAAAGAAAAAGATCTTCAAATGATTAAACAGTTGCTGAAAGAGATGATTGATTCAAGGATAGAGCTGAGTGACAGAAATTTCTTCAACTTGTGTAAATTTCCATGTAGTTTGTATTTCTTGGCTGAGATGAGAGATTTGGGCTTATTATCTGCCAAGATATTGCACTCCTTAAGCTTTGACAGGCATGCTGAAagtgtaaaagaaaaatataaatattgtgcTGAAGTTGATAAAGAATGGAACCAAGTTCTGGATTCATCCAGTTCTGAAGATATGTCTGATGTAGCTGTGTCAGTTTGTTGA
- the LOC101508734 gene encoding protein phosphatase 2C and cyclic nucleotide-binding/kinase domain-containing protein isoform X1: MGCIYSRVCIGETCKGSSINGDQISSQQFHEINNLSTNSSSELHQMEIGDQFNQLNSTRDSEAGIRRLARVSSQFLPPDGSRIVKIPSNEYELRYSYLSQRGYYPDALDKANQDSFCIHTPFGTDPNDHFFGVFDGHGEFGAQCSQFVKRKLCENLLRNSRFGVDAVEACHSAFLATNSMLHGDVLDDSMSGTTAITVLVRGKTVYVANCGDSRAVIAEKRGKDGGVLAVDLSVDQTPFRVDEFERGKVCGARVLTLDQIEGLKNPDVQCWGSDEEGDDGDPPRLWVPNGMYPGTAFTRSIGDSIAETIGVVANPEIVVFELTHNNPFFVIASDGVFEFLSSQTVVEMVAKFKDPRDACAAIVAESYRLWLQYETRTDDITVIIVHINGLNEPVVAHSASYSDVIRTTIPQVVELTGSESPSTFGWNARNHRVRQELSRARLRAIENSLENGQVWVPPPSAHRKTWEEEAHIEKALHDHFLFRKLTDSQCHVLLDCMQRVEVQPGDIIVKQGGESDCFYVVGNGEFEVLATQEEKDGEVPRVLQRYTAEKLSCFGELALMYNKPLQASVRAVTEGTLWTLKREDFRGILMSEFSNLSSLKLLRSVDLLSKLSILQLSQISDSLSKVSFSSGQTIIDKNEVLALYIIQKGRVKITFDTTLLTSPNTYSLKSDIENEDDDLPSRTELSIEKPEGSYFGEWALLDEHIGSITAVAVDDVVCALLTKDKFESVIGSLQKISQEDNKLSDNSKESTGNFEFSSLDKVQLSDLEWRMTVYSTDCSEIGLANLRDSENVLTLQKFSKPKVKRLGKESQVLKERDLIKGVSSSACVPQVLCTFADRRYAGILLNTRLACPLSSILSSPLSESAARFCAASVVTALEDLHKNGVLYRGVSPDVLMLDQSGQIQLVDFRFGKKLSDERTFTICGMADSLAPEIVLGKGHGFPADWWALGVLVYFMIRGEMPFGSWRENELDTVAKIAKRKLNLPDTFSPEAVDLISKLLEAEENTRVGSQGSDSVKSHSWFNGIDWEGIRHHTFPVPTEIISRITQYLEAHSEDYTASIGSPLHEVEELNVPEWLEDW; the protein is encoded by the exons aTGGGTTGCATTTATTCACGTGTTTGCATCGGTGAAACTTGCAAAGGTTCAAGCATCAATGGTGACCAAATTTCATCGCAACAATTTCACGAAATCAACAATTTATCAACAAATTCTTCATCAGAACTTCACCAAATGGAAATTGGTGAtcaatttaatcaattaaactCAACAAGAGATTCAGAAGCTGGAATTCGTAGATTAGCTAGGGTTTCATCTCAGTTTCTTCCACCAGATGGTTCAAGAATAGTGAAAATTCCTTCAAATGAGTATGAATTGCGGTATTCTTATCTTTCTCAACGTGGTTATTACCCTGATGCACTTGATAAAGCGAATCAAGATAGTTTTTGTATTCATACGCCATTTGGAACTGATCCTAATGATCATTTTTTCGGTGTTTTTGATGGTCATGGTGAATTTGGAGCGCAATGTTCGCAGTTTGTTAAGAGGAAGCTTTGTGAGAATCTATTGAGGAATTCTAGGTTTGGTGTTGATGCTGTAGAGGCTTGTCATTCGGCTTTTTTAGCGACGAATTCGATGTTACATGGTGATGTTTTAGATGATAGTATGAGTGGAACAACTGCTATAACTGTTTTGGTTAGAGGGAAAACTGTTTATGTAGCGAATTGTGGTGATTCGAGGGCGGTTATAGCCGAGAAAAGAGGAAAAGATGGTGGTGTTTTGGCTGTTGATTTGTCTGTTGATCAGACACCATTTAGGGTTGATGAGTTTGAAAGAGGGAAAGTTTGTGGTGCTAGGGTTCTTACTTTGGATCAAATTGAAGGGTTAAAGAATCCTGATGTTCAATGTTGGGGTAGTGATGAAGAAGGTGATGATGGTGATCCACCTAGGTTGTGGGTCCCAAATGGGATGTATCCTGGTACTGCTTTTACAAGGAGTATTGGTGATTCTATTGCTGAGACTATTGGTGTTGTTGCTAATCCTGAGATTGTTGTTTTTGAACTCACACATAATAATCCATTTTTTGTTATTGCTAGTGATGGTGTTTTTGAGTTTCTTTCTAGCCAAACTGTGGTTGAAATG GTTGCGAAATTCAAAGATCCACGCGATGCTTGTGCTGCGATAGTGGCAGAATCTTATCGACTTTGGCTACAGTATGAGACTCGTACAGATGATATTACAGTCATCATTGTGCATATAAATGGGCTAAATGAA cCCGTTGTCGCTCATTCAGCAAGTTATAGCGATGTTATACGAACCACTATCCCTCAAGTCGTAGAGCTGACAGGTTCAGAATCTCCTTCCACATTTGGCTGGAATGCTAGGAATCATCGTGTAAGACAGGAGTTGTCAAGGGCTCGCCTCCGAGCAATTGAAAACTCCCTTGAGAATGGACAAGTTTGGGTTCCTCCACCTTCAGCTCACAGAAAGACGTGGGAGGAAGAA GCACACATAGAGAAGGCATTGCATGATCATTTTCTCTTCCGAAAGCTTACCGATTCTCAGTGTCATGTTTTATTGGATTGCATGCAAAGAGTTGAAGTCCAACCTGGGGATATTATAGTCAAACAG GGCGGAGAAAGTGATTGTTTTTATGTTGTTGGCAACGGAGAATTTGAGGTCTTGGCGACTCAG GAAGAAAAGGATGGGGAGGTACCTAGAGTTTTGCAGCGCTACACAGCCGAAAAACTGTCGTGCTTTGGGGAACTTGCTCTGAT GTACAACAAACCACTCCAAGCTTCTGTGCGTGCCGTAACAGAAGGAACACTTTGGACTTTAAAGCGAGAAGATTTTCGAGGGATTTTAATGTCAGAATTCTCTAATTTGTCATCGTTGAAGTTACTTCGGTCCGTAGATCTCCTCTCAAAATTGTCGATTTTACAACTGAGTCAGATTTCTGACTCCCTTTCCAAAGTTTCCTTCTCAAGTGGACAGACAATAATTGATAAA AATGAAGTCCTTGCATTGTACATTATCCAGAAGGGACGTGTAAAAATAACGTTTGACACCACTTTATTGACAAGTCCAAATACCTACAGCCTCAAGTCTGACATCGAAAATGAGGATGACGATTTACCGAGCAGAACAGAACTGTCAATAGAGAAGCCCGAGGGAAGCTATTTTGGTGAATGGGCCCTTCTTGACGAACACATTGGTTCCATAACCGCTGTTGCTGTGGATGATGTTGTATGTGCTTTACTAACAAAGGACAAATTTGAATCAGTTATTGGCTCCTTACAAAAGATTTCTCAGGAAGATAACAA GTTGAGTGATAATTCGAAGGAATCGACCGGAAATTTTGAATTCTCATCGCTTGATAAAGTCCAGCTCTCAGATTTG GAGTGGAGAATGACAGTATATTCCACTGATTGCTCTGAGATTGGACTTGCAAATTTAAGAGACTCAG AAAATGTGCTTACTTTGCAGAAATTTTCCAAGCCAAAAGTGAAAAGGCTAGGAAAGGAATCACAAGTCTTGAAAGAGAGAGATTTGATTAAGGGTGTGAGCTCTTCAGCTTGTGTACCACAAGTTTTATGCACCTTTGCCGACCGCAGATATGCTGGAATACTGCTAAATACACGCCTTGCCTGCCCTTTGTCTTCCATACTTTCAAGTCCTTTGAGCGAATCAGCAGCCCGATTTTGTGCTGCTTCTGTTGTTACTGCCTTAGAAGACTTGCACAAG AATGGTGTTCTGTATAGAGGTGTCTCACCTGATGTTTTGATGTTGGATCAATCAGGACAGATACAG TTGGTGGACTTCAGATTTGGAAAGAAGCTATCTGACGAGAGAACATTCACAATTTGTGGGATGGCAGATTCGCTCGCTCCAGAGATTGTTTTGGGAAAAGGCCATGGTTTCCCTGCCGACTG GTGGGCATTGGGagttttagtatattttatGATACGGGGCGAAATGCCATTTGGATCATGGAGGGAAAATGAACTTGATACAGTCGCCAAAATTGCGAAAAGGAAACTAAATCTTCCAGACACTTTTAGCCCTGAAGCTGTTGATCTCATCTCCAAG TTACTTGAGGCAGAAGAAAATACTAGAGTTGGTAGCCAAGGTTCTGATTCTGTCAAAAGTCACTCATGGTTTAATGGTATTGATTGGGAAGGAATTAGACATCACACTTTCCCTGTTCCTACCGAAATTATTTCTCGCATAACACAGTACTTGGAAGCTCATTCCGAGGATTATACCGCTTCTATAGGGTCTCCATTACATGAGGTAGAAGAACTTAATGTGCCTGAATGGCTTGAGGATTGGTAG
- the LOC101508734 gene encoding protein phosphatase 2C and cyclic nucleotide-binding/kinase domain-containing protein isoform X2 — protein sequence MGCIYSRVCIGETCKGSSINGDQISSQQFHEINNLSTNSSSELHQMEIGDQFNQLNSTRDSEAGIRRLARVSSQFLPPDGSRIVKIPSNEYELRYSYLSQRGYYPDALDKANQDSFCIHTPFGTDPNDHFFGVFDGHGEFGAQCSQFVKRKLCENLLRNSRFGVDAVEACHSAFLATNSMLHGDVLDDSMSGTTAITVLVRGKTVYVANCGDSRAVIAEKRGKDGGVLAVDLSVDQTPFRVDEFERGKVCGARVLTLDQIEGLKNPDVQCWGSDEEGDDGDPPRLWVPNGMYPGTAFTRSIGDSIAETIGVVANPEIVVFELTHNNPFFVIASDGVFEFLSSQTVVEMVAKFKDPRDACAAIVAESYRLWLQYETRTDDITVIIVHINGLNEPVVAHSASYSDVIRTTIPQVVELTGSESPSTFGWNARNHRVRQELSRARLRAIENSLENGQVWVPPPSAHRKTWEEEAHIEKALHDHFLFRKLTDSQCHVLLDCMQRVEVQPGDIIVKQGGESDCFYVVGNGEFEVLATQEEKDGEVPRVLQRYTAEKLSCFGELALMSVTLPLLLSTTNHSKLLCVP from the exons aTGGGTTGCATTTATTCACGTGTTTGCATCGGTGAAACTTGCAAAGGTTCAAGCATCAATGGTGACCAAATTTCATCGCAACAATTTCACGAAATCAACAATTTATCAACAAATTCTTCATCAGAACTTCACCAAATGGAAATTGGTGAtcaatttaatcaattaaactCAACAAGAGATTCAGAAGCTGGAATTCGTAGATTAGCTAGGGTTTCATCTCAGTTTCTTCCACCAGATGGTTCAAGAATAGTGAAAATTCCTTCAAATGAGTATGAATTGCGGTATTCTTATCTTTCTCAACGTGGTTATTACCCTGATGCACTTGATAAAGCGAATCAAGATAGTTTTTGTATTCATACGCCATTTGGAACTGATCCTAATGATCATTTTTTCGGTGTTTTTGATGGTCATGGTGAATTTGGAGCGCAATGTTCGCAGTTTGTTAAGAGGAAGCTTTGTGAGAATCTATTGAGGAATTCTAGGTTTGGTGTTGATGCTGTAGAGGCTTGTCATTCGGCTTTTTTAGCGACGAATTCGATGTTACATGGTGATGTTTTAGATGATAGTATGAGTGGAACAACTGCTATAACTGTTTTGGTTAGAGGGAAAACTGTTTATGTAGCGAATTGTGGTGATTCGAGGGCGGTTATAGCCGAGAAAAGAGGAAAAGATGGTGGTGTTTTGGCTGTTGATTTGTCTGTTGATCAGACACCATTTAGGGTTGATGAGTTTGAAAGAGGGAAAGTTTGTGGTGCTAGGGTTCTTACTTTGGATCAAATTGAAGGGTTAAAGAATCCTGATGTTCAATGTTGGGGTAGTGATGAAGAAGGTGATGATGGTGATCCACCTAGGTTGTGGGTCCCAAATGGGATGTATCCTGGTACTGCTTTTACAAGGAGTATTGGTGATTCTATTGCTGAGACTATTGGTGTTGTTGCTAATCCTGAGATTGTTGTTTTTGAACTCACACATAATAATCCATTTTTTGTTATTGCTAGTGATGGTGTTTTTGAGTTTCTTTCTAGCCAAACTGTGGTTGAAATG GTTGCGAAATTCAAAGATCCACGCGATGCTTGTGCTGCGATAGTGGCAGAATCTTATCGACTTTGGCTACAGTATGAGACTCGTACAGATGATATTACAGTCATCATTGTGCATATAAATGGGCTAAATGAA cCCGTTGTCGCTCATTCAGCAAGTTATAGCGATGTTATACGAACCACTATCCCTCAAGTCGTAGAGCTGACAGGTTCAGAATCTCCTTCCACATTTGGCTGGAATGCTAGGAATCATCGTGTAAGACAGGAGTTGTCAAGGGCTCGCCTCCGAGCAATTGAAAACTCCCTTGAGAATGGACAAGTTTGGGTTCCTCCACCTTCAGCTCACAGAAAGACGTGGGAGGAAGAA GCACACATAGAGAAGGCATTGCATGATCATTTTCTCTTCCGAAAGCTTACCGATTCTCAGTGTCATGTTTTATTGGATTGCATGCAAAGAGTTGAAGTCCAACCTGGGGATATTATAGTCAAACAG GGCGGAGAAAGTGATTGTTTTTATGTTGTTGGCAACGGAGAATTTGAGGTCTTGGCGACTCAG GAAGAAAAGGATGGGGAGGTACCTAGAGTTTTGCAGCGCTACACAGCCGAAAAACTGTCGTGCTTTGGGGAACTTGCTCTGATGTCAGTCACTCTACCACTTCTTCTGA GTACAACAAACCACTCCAAGCTTCTGTGCGTGCCGTAA
- the LOC101508734 gene encoding protein phosphatase 2C and cyclic nucleotide-binding/kinase domain-containing protein isoform X3: MGCIYSRVCIGETCKGSSINGDQISSQQFHEINNLSTNSSSELHQMEIGDQFNQLNSTRDSEAGIRRLARVSSQFLPPDGSRIVKIPSNEYELRYSYLSQRGYYPDALDKANQDSFCIHTPFGTDPNDHFFGVFDGHGEFGAQCSQFVKRKLCENLLRNSRFGVDAVEACHSAFLATNSMLHGDVLDDSMSGTTAITVLVRGKTVYVANCGDSRAVIAEKRGKDGGVLAVDLSVDQTPFRVDEFERGKVCGARVLTLDQIEGLKNPDVQCWGSDEEGDDGDPPRLWVPNGMYPGTAFTRSIGDSIAETIGVVANPEIVVFELTHNNPFFVIASDGVFEFLSSQTVVEMVAKFKDPRDACAAIVAESYRLWLQYETRTDDITVIIVHINGLNEPVVAHSASYSDVIRTTIPQVVELTGSESPSTFGWNARNHRVRQELSRARLRAIENSLENGQVWVPPPSAHRKTWEEEAHIEKALHDHFLFRKLTDSQCHVLLDCMQRVEVQPGDIIVKQGGESDCFYVVGNGEFEVLATQVYKICHLIAVLISFIFVMVQQLSI, translated from the exons aTGGGTTGCATTTATTCACGTGTTTGCATCGGTGAAACTTGCAAAGGTTCAAGCATCAATGGTGACCAAATTTCATCGCAACAATTTCACGAAATCAACAATTTATCAACAAATTCTTCATCAGAACTTCACCAAATGGAAATTGGTGAtcaatttaatcaattaaactCAACAAGAGATTCAGAAGCTGGAATTCGTAGATTAGCTAGGGTTTCATCTCAGTTTCTTCCACCAGATGGTTCAAGAATAGTGAAAATTCCTTCAAATGAGTATGAATTGCGGTATTCTTATCTTTCTCAACGTGGTTATTACCCTGATGCACTTGATAAAGCGAATCAAGATAGTTTTTGTATTCATACGCCATTTGGAACTGATCCTAATGATCATTTTTTCGGTGTTTTTGATGGTCATGGTGAATTTGGAGCGCAATGTTCGCAGTTTGTTAAGAGGAAGCTTTGTGAGAATCTATTGAGGAATTCTAGGTTTGGTGTTGATGCTGTAGAGGCTTGTCATTCGGCTTTTTTAGCGACGAATTCGATGTTACATGGTGATGTTTTAGATGATAGTATGAGTGGAACAACTGCTATAACTGTTTTGGTTAGAGGGAAAACTGTTTATGTAGCGAATTGTGGTGATTCGAGGGCGGTTATAGCCGAGAAAAGAGGAAAAGATGGTGGTGTTTTGGCTGTTGATTTGTCTGTTGATCAGACACCATTTAGGGTTGATGAGTTTGAAAGAGGGAAAGTTTGTGGTGCTAGGGTTCTTACTTTGGATCAAATTGAAGGGTTAAAGAATCCTGATGTTCAATGTTGGGGTAGTGATGAAGAAGGTGATGATGGTGATCCACCTAGGTTGTGGGTCCCAAATGGGATGTATCCTGGTACTGCTTTTACAAGGAGTATTGGTGATTCTATTGCTGAGACTATTGGTGTTGTTGCTAATCCTGAGATTGTTGTTTTTGAACTCACACATAATAATCCATTTTTTGTTATTGCTAGTGATGGTGTTTTTGAGTTTCTTTCTAGCCAAACTGTGGTTGAAATG GTTGCGAAATTCAAAGATCCACGCGATGCTTGTGCTGCGATAGTGGCAGAATCTTATCGACTTTGGCTACAGTATGAGACTCGTACAGATGATATTACAGTCATCATTGTGCATATAAATGGGCTAAATGAA cCCGTTGTCGCTCATTCAGCAAGTTATAGCGATGTTATACGAACCACTATCCCTCAAGTCGTAGAGCTGACAGGTTCAGAATCTCCTTCCACATTTGGCTGGAATGCTAGGAATCATCGTGTAAGACAGGAGTTGTCAAGGGCTCGCCTCCGAGCAATTGAAAACTCCCTTGAGAATGGACAAGTTTGGGTTCCTCCACCTTCAGCTCACAGAAAGACGTGGGAGGAAGAA GCACACATAGAGAAGGCATTGCATGATCATTTTCTCTTCCGAAAGCTTACCGATTCTCAGTGTCATGTTTTATTGGATTGCATGCAAAGAGTTGAAGTCCAACCTGGGGATATTATAGTCAAACAG GGCGGAGAAAGTGATTGTTTTTATGTTGTTGGCAACGGAGAATTTGAGGTCTTGGCGACTCAGGTTTATAAAATTTGTCACTTGATTGCAGTATTGATTTCATTCATCTTTGTGATGGTTCAACAGCTATCGATTtag